The Rhopalosiphum maidis isolate BTI-1 chromosome 4, ASM367621v3, whole genome shotgun sequence region atttaaaatagcttGCACTTATCAggaattagaaattataatatttgaagaatggaatgtaaataatatacatctatgaataaaaattaattaattgctaTTATGATCCAGAAAGAATATACTAAACtacaattaatttgaattttagagAACACCATAATAGTGAATTGGAAACAAAATAGtggtcatataataaattgaccaAGAGGATAAAAATGCATGTGATTAGGACATCAAATACCTGATCGAAATTTGTAACATTAATGTTACGTTTTATGATCTTCCTTAGTCCTTTTTGATTtgtgttatcattattaacacCTGTTGTCCTCAAACGTACTGGTGCTTTCTTTAATTTACCCTTTAGACGTTTGACACTGGCATATGATTCTACTGCATCATTATAATCTTCATGaactaaatttgaataaatatataataaatgtaattacatttttactctgaaatttatacatttatcagtaaaaaaccattaattataaaaaagctTTTTgtctaaaacttaattttgaaGAGATCACTAATTAATGATAGAATTCTAACAGTAGtctatttattctaaatgaagtgatatgaattttaagatattttagaaatataccaTAGTGTTGTTAAAAGATGACCATATATGGGTTGGTCAGAATAAGGAACTACATTTGATATAATAGATGGTCATTagaaataaaagttttgatatactataataaaatacaaattatgcaAAACATATAAGatctaaacaaataaataaattgaaagataaataatattttaaacttttagttatgttttgttttgaattagcTATACTGAAAAATttgtaagatatttattttttaattattttgaataagttaATAAGCAATAGGAGTGCTgagatataatagtatttaaatggaaacataatttttaccatTGTCAGTCTTTGTGTTATCTCGATTCATTACAATTACTCTTCGACCATCCGAGTTAcctaaaagataaaatttataattattttcattacatcataattaaaaaaactagtttAACTAAAAGAGGtaaaaagatattttgtaaataataaggaCACAGAagttataaaatctaaaatatataaaaaatatttatgatttaataaaatgtttgtatttttggtatactaaaaattatgtttaaaaaataaaaattattggtacctaaattgaattattaaaaatatgtaaaacataaaataaaaacaataatttaaaaataatatacatattaaataagcaTAAAACCTTCATATAAAAAGGCAACATAcccttttttctaaaattaatgaaaagtgaattttaaatcattttttgcaTAGAAGAATGTATTTCAAGCTTGGTTCGCTATATATCAAAAAGTAACCAGTTTTTCTTAATATCTATTTGTTATCTCCATAGAATGAACAATTGTCTATTTACAAAATTGCATGTCATTTAGTCATGCCCCTGCACGCTAGTCAACCTACCAACTGAATTGTGTTTCCTAACTTGAATAGagtatagtttataagtattaatttataaacttttataaaataaaataataaaaccatgaTACATACTTTCTGTTTTTATGCTAATTTCTGGGATTTtagaatgtttttttcttttaacttCATTAGTACtgctgaaaaatatttacacaatatgtatacaatatataatcataatatataaatgtaataatacctTGAACCAACAACACCTCTTATAGCTGACTGTAATAACCGCGCAGGATAAAATGATTCTGGTTTCTTTTTAACTTCCACTTGAATCTaaacattcataaaaatatttttaggaattaaatttaattatgtattagaatatatttttatttaccatattTAACCGAAGAGCTCTTCTTCGTTTTAGTTCTGTTCTAAGATCAACTGTATCATTATGTTGCAAAGGTTCCTTTTTATCATCGATTCCTGGTTGAAGTTCTGCAATCTCTTCTTCCTCTTCAATATATTCCTCACAACTATCACTGGAATCTTGTCCATCTTCTTTTTCACTTTCTTCATCTACATTTTCTTCAGATACTTCTTCCTCAGATATTTCTTCTTCTGATAATTCTTCTTCTGATGCACTAGATACTTCAACTGCTTCAGAATGCAATACTTTTGTTACAGTGGTATTTGATTTAGGAATATTCTTAGTATGTTGATCAAACTTCtcagctaaaaaaaaaaaaaaaaaatcattaccaATTCATTGAAGACATTTAAAACTAaggtaaaattcataatattatatataaccttCTTCAATAAGTGtctcatttttttcttcatgtCCAAATACAATCCTTGGTCgctttttattacaaattttgtcAGAagcatttacttttataactcTTCTCAGTTGTACATTTTCCAAGtcgttattcatttttatgctaatattttttggaacCGGAAAGGAATGTGCAACTCTTTTTACTTTCTTAGCTAAGTGGTtagtttttggttttatttctaattcatTCATTTCATTTTGAGTTTCTTTACTTTCAGTTTGAATTGCTACTTGAactgaatttgattttttcaaaataatttttttacttgatgGTTCAATTGGCTTATTAGATTCAAATTTCCTTTTTCTTGCTTCTAAAACTGGATCTATTAGTCTCGATTCCACTGGATTATCAACAGTTTTAATCTTTTCTCTTTTCTTTAAGTGATCATCATCTATACTTTTACTATCTTTACGCCGAATATTTAGAGGAGATATTGGTCTTGaccttataactttttttaatggacTAGGTGATCTTCTTCTAACAGCTGGTCGTACTTTAGGTGATCttgatttagatttaattttgtgtgGAGATCTACTTCTTCTCCTTAATGGTGATAACCGTCTTCTACTAGGTGATACATCTCGTGATAAAGATCTGCGTCTTCTTCTTGGAGATGGTGAACGATAAGGATAACGAGATTTAAGAGGTGAAAATCGTCTCGGAGAAAGATTCTTTTCCCTTAAAGGTGACATACGTCTAGGTGATCTTCTAGGTGGTGATAAAGATCTACGATAGGGCCTTGATCGTAGTGGTGAATATCTATATCTGTCTAGTGAAGGAGATCTTCTTCTTGGTGATCTTGACAATGGTGACCTTCTTTGAAGTTTACTATAAGGAGATATTGATCGTTTTCTAATGGGTGGTGATGGAGATCTTAAAGGTATACGTGATTTCAATAAACTAGATTGTGATGAGAAGTTTCTTATTTCATCTAAAGTTTTTATAGATTCTAATTCTTCTTCGGGTAGATTCAGTTGAGGTTTTGTATCTTCAATAATCTTAGGTTGATTAGTAATTATAGGAGGTTCatctattttagttttagcatttaatttattttttacagtacTCTTatcttttttacttttttgttttaagctttttttttcttttttagatGATTTAACGTCTCCACCAGCAATTTCAGCCTCCATAATGTCCATTAATTTATCAAGATCATCTAAATCTTCATCTTCTTCACCCAATAATAAGACATCTCCATCATCTGAATCTTCTTTCCCATCTTCTTCTGCTTCACTATCATCACTTTCTTCAGAACCAGATTCATTATCTAATCTGCTAAATTTTGTAGaaactaaaaaacataatttaaaaaaaaaatataatattttataatatagacaaaagGGAACttgatatttatgtaatattttaacaatttaccttcattatttatattctgaaaATTGGTTAATTTGGAGGAATCTGAAGTAGATGcatgttttgaattaatatttttaggtaaatttttggatattgAATCATTTAGCGAATCACCATCGCTATCCATTGGTATAATAGcaatcaaattattgtttgcATGAGGTGGTCTTCGAAAACcaacctataataaaaataatttaaaaaaaggatatatttaaaataaaagtttgttaTAACTTACATTAGCATATGTGCGTTTATTATACAGTCTATTTGGCGCTGGAAAGCGTCCTCTATTATTATTCCTTGCAGAGTTATTAAAGGAATTACCATttccaaatttattaaattctccAGAAGTACTACTTATTGCATTTATTGGCAAATTAGATTTCTTTTTGAATGTCATAAGTGCAGCTAGGCGTAATTTTTCAACATCATCTTCATCAATactctaataaaaatgataaataatttaaaatgattaatactaAGATAATAAAGCATAACTATGAGTCTATGAAATTAGCTATttagtttttcaaaactaatacttattattaaattaagataaaaaataaaaaaattaacaaaagcTGTaactaaatcaaaatgtaGGTTTGTGTTTTTTAGTACCTTCATTTATTTTGCTCAGATTGTCATGGACAATGAAGAgaattttgcaaaaataaatttaaaattaatgaggAGATATCattgcattatttaataaagttgtaaagtaacagaaaaaatatttaaacataataaaaacttcaaGAGTGACATAAAAGTATGAAAAAGTAAAAGtacaaaatgtcaaaaaaaagaACACTAGTCATTTCACCTCCCAATCCTACTTGCTGGCATACATCTCTTAACCAACAACTAGATAAActgattaactataattt contains the following coding sequences:
- the LOC113556936 gene encoding serine/arginine repetitive matrix protein 1-like isoform X1, whose translation is MDYNSIDEDDVEKLRLAALMTFKKKSNLPINAISSTSGEFNKFGNGNSFNNSARNNNRGRFPAPNRLYNKRTYANVGFRRPPHANNNLIAIIPMDSDGDSLNDSISKNLPKNINSKHASTSDSSKLTNFQNINNEVSTKFSRLDNESGSEESDDSEAEEDGKEDSDDGDVLLLGEEDEDLDDLDKLMDIMEAEIAGGDVKSSKKEKKSLKQKSKKDKSTVKNKLNAKTKIDEPPIITNQPKIIEDTKPQLNLPEEELESIKTLDEIRNFSSQSSLLKSRIPLRSPSPPIRKRSISPYSKLQRRSPLSRSPRRRSPSLDRYRYSPLRSRPYRRSLSPPRRSPRRMSPLREKNLSPRRFSPLKSRYPYRSPSPRRRRRSLSRDVSPSRRRLSPLRRRSRSPHKIKSKSRSPKVRPAVRRRSPSPLKKVIRSRPISPLNIRRKDSKSIDDDHLKKREKIKTVDNPVESRLIDPVLEARKRKFESNKPIEPSSKKIILKKSNSVQVAIQTESKETQNEMNELEIKPKTNHLAKKVKRVAHSFPVPKNISIKMNNDLENVQLRRVIKVNASDKICNKKRPRIVFGHEEKNETLIEEAEKFDQHTKNIPKSNTTVTKVLHSEAVEVSSASEEELSEEEISEEEVSEENVDEESEKEDGQDSSDSCEEYIEEEEEIAELQPGIDDKKEPLQHNDTVDLRTELKRRRALRLNMIQVEVKKKPESFYPARLLQSAIRGVVGSSSTNEVKRKKHSKIPEISIKTESNSDGRRVIVMNRDNTKTDNVHEDYNDAVESYASVKRLKGKLKKAPVRLRTTGVNNDNTNQKGLRKIIKRNINVTNFDQVFDVLITCIFILLVNLLYDHYFVSNSLLWCSLKFKLIVV
- the LOC113556936 gene encoding serine/arginine repetitive matrix protein 1-like isoform X3; the protein is MDYNSIDEDDVEKLRLAALMTFKKKSNLPINAISSTSGEFNKFGNGNSFNNSARNNNRGRFPAPNRLYNKRTYANVGFRRPPHANNNLIAIIPMDSDGDSLNDSISKNLPKNINSKHASTSDSSKLTNFQNINNEVSTKFSRLDNESGSEESDDSEAEEDGKEDSDDGDVLLLGEEDEDLDDLDKLMDIMEAEIAGGDVKSSKKEKKSLKQKSKKDKSTVKNKLNAKTKIDEPPIITNQPKIIEDTKPQLNLPEEELESIKTLDEIRNFSSQSSLLKSRIPLRSPSPPIRKRSISPYSKLQRRSPLSRSPRRRSPSLDRYRYSPLRSRPYRRSLSPPRRSPRRMSPLREKNLSPRRFSPLKSRYPYRSPSPRRRRRSLSRDVSPSRRRLSPLRRRSRSPHKIKSKSRSPKVRPAVRRRSPSPLKKVIRSRPISPLNIRRKDSKSIDDDHLKKREKIKTVDNPVESRLIDPVLEARKRKFESNKPIEPSSKKIILKKSNSVQVAIQTESKETQNEMNELEIKPKTNHLAKKVKRVAHSFPVPKNISIKMNNDLENVQLRRVIKVNASDKICNKKRPRIVFGHEEKNETLIEEAEKFDQHTKNIPKSNTTVTKVLHSEAVEVSSASEEELSEEEISEEEVSEENVDEESEKEDGQDSSDSCEEYIEEEEEIAELQPGIDDKKEPLQHNDTVDLRTELKRRRALRLNMIQVEVKKKPESFYPARLLQSAIRGVVGSSTNEVKRKKHSKIPEISIKTESNSDGRRVIVMNRDNTKTDNVHEDYNDAVESYASVKRLKGKLKKAPVRLRTTGVNNDNTNQKGLRKIIKRNINVTNFDQM
- the LOC113556936 gene encoding serine/arginine repetitive matrix protein 1-like isoform X2; this translates as MDYNSIDEDDVEKLRLAALMTFKKKSNLPINAISSTSGEFNKFGNGNSFNNSARNNNRGRFPAPNRLYNKRTYANVGFRRPPHANNNLIAIIPMDSDGDSLNDSISKNLPKNINSKHASTSDSSKLTNFQNINNEVSTKFSRLDNESGSEESDDSEAEEDGKEDSDDGDVLLLGEEDEDLDDLDKLMDIMEAEIAGGDVKSSKKEKKSLKQKSKKDKSTVKNKLNAKTKIDEPPIITNQPKIIEDTKPQLNLPEEELESIKTLDEIRNFSSQSSLLKSRIPLRSPSPPIRKRSISPYSKLQRRSPLSRSPRRRSPSLDRYRYSPLRSRPYRRSLSPPRRSPRRMSPLREKNLSPRRFSPLKSRYPYRSPSPRRRRRSLSRDVSPSRRRLSPLRRRSRSPHKIKSKSRSPKVRPAVRRRSPSPLKKVIRSRPISPLNIRRKDSKSIDDDHLKKREKIKTVDNPVESRLIDPVLEARKRKFESNKPIEPSSKKIILKKSNSVQVAIQTESKETQNEMNELEIKPKTNHLAKKVKRVAHSFPVPKNISIKMNNDLENVQLRRVIKVNASDKICNKKRPRIVFGHEEKNETLIEEAEKFDQHTKNIPKSNTTVTKVLHSEAVEVSSASEEELSEEEISEEEVSEENVDEESEKEDGQDSSDSCEEYIEEEEEIAELQPGIDDKKEPLQHNDTVDLRTELKRRRALRLNMIQVEVKKKPESFYPARLLQSAIRGVVGSSSTNEVKRKKHSKIPEISIKTESNSDGRRVIVMNRDNTKTDNVHEDYNDAVESYASVKRLKGKLKKAPVRLRTTGVNNDNTNQKGLRKIIKRNINVTNFDQM